A single bacterium DNA region contains:
- a CDS encoding Ig-like domain-containing protein, which translates to MCFADPIVLVYDTIPLIILKTKPTSPQTIGRPYLVQAIIKDLEKKGGKSVAAESLYYRVNSGTWSSLGAGEIEGETFSFWIPAIDSGQIEYYLQAWDNVGATTVEPSSGYHSFDVNTLPPVITYSYPDSGAINVAPPDAQILIVFSTPIDTTSFSFILLPDPGGVVGIWNTGHDTLRITHADFYNETVETVNITYAADLFGHLLSGRNVIAFTTFAPTDPYWEDRFGTTGINNTIYAMVRDSLNNVYIGGEFTTAGGASANYVAKWNGANWTALGSGMNGKVNCLAIIGTNVYAGGGFTTAGGVTVNRIAKWNGTSWSALGSGMSASVYTVAVNGNDVYAGGTFATAGGVSVNSIAKWNGTSWSALGSGMSGVVYTVAVNGNDVYAGGGFTTAGGVTVNRIAKW; encoded by the coding sequence ATAAAAGACTTAGAAAAAAAAGGAGGGAAGTCCGTTGCTGCCGAAAGCCTGTATTACCGGGTGAACAGTGGGACATGGTCGAGCCTTGGCGCTGGCGAGATAGAAGGAGAAACATTCAGCTTTTGGATACCTGCCATCGACAGCGGCCAGATTGAGTATTACCTCCAGGCATGGGATAATGTGGGAGCTACTACAGTGGAGCCTTCATCGGGCTATCATTCTTTTGATGTCAACACCCTTCCGCCGGTGATAACATACAGTTACCCCGACAGTGGGGCGATAAATGTCGCACCTCCGGATGCGCAGATATTGATTGTCTTTTCGACGCCCATAGATACTACCAGCTTTTCGTTCATTTTATTGCCCGATCCCGGTGGTGTGGTCGGGATCTGGAATACAGGCCATGACACATTACGTATTACGCATGCGGATTTTTATAACGAGACGGTTGAAACGGTAAATATCACATATGCGGCAGATCTATTTGGACATCTTCTGTCGGGGCGAAATGTCATCGCTTTTACCACGTTTGCTCCCACTGATCCATATTGGGAAGACCGGTTTGGGACGACGGGCATTAATAATACTATTTATGCAATGGTTAGGGATAGTTTGAACAATGTGTATATAGGAGGAGAATTTACAACAGCAGGCGGAGCTAGTGCAAATTACGTGGCCAAGTGGAATGGCGCTAATTGGACTGCGTTGGGCAGCGGAATGAACGGAAAGGTCAACTGCCTGGCAATCATCGGCACTAACGTATACGCCGGAGGAGGGTTTACCACAGCTGGAGGCGTTACTGTAAACCGGATAGCCAAATGGAACGGCACCAGCTGGTCGGCCCTGGGTTCAGGAATGTCTGCCAGTGTTTATACTGTAGCTGTAAATGGAAATGATGTATATGCTGGAGGTACTTTTGCCACAGCCGGGGGTGTCTCTGTAAACAGTATAGCCAAATGGAACGGCACCAGTTGGTCAGCCTTGGGTTCAGGAATGTCTGGCGTTGTTTATACTGTAGCTGTAAATGGAAATGATGTATATGCCGGAGGAGGGTTTACCACAGCTGGAGGCGTTACTGTAAACCGGATAGCCAAATGGAA